Part of the Cellulomonas hominis genome, ACGGCGGTCGTCGCGGCGGGCAGCCTGCCCGCCGGCGTGGACGACGCCTTCTTCACCCGGGTGGCCGACCTGGGTGCCCGGCACGGCGTGCCCGTGGTGCTCGACACCTCCGGCGCCCCGCTCGCCGCGGCGGTCCGGCACGGCGGGCTGGCGCTGGTGAAGCCGAACGACGAGGAGCTGGCCGAGCTGGTGGGCCGCGACCTCACGACGGTCGGCGACGTGCTCGCCGCCGCGGCCGAGGTGCGCGCCGCCGGGACCGCCGCCGTGCTCGTCAGCCTCGGCGCGCACGGCGCCCTGCTCGCGACCGCCGCCGGGTCCTGGTGGGCCGGCGGTCCGGCGCTCGTCCCGGTGTCCACGGTGGGCGCCGGCGACTCCACGCTCGCCGGGTACCTCGCCGCGCCGGGGGAGCCCGCCGACCGCCTGCGCCGCGCCGTCGCCTGGGGCCGCGCCGCGGTCCTGCTGCCCGGCACCGCCGCACCCCGCCCGTCCGACGTCCACCTGTCCGAGGTCACCGTGGTGGCCGAACCCGATCCCTCCCTCGCCCTCAAGGAGCTGTGACATGAGCCAGCCGCTCACCTCCGCCGACCTGGTCGGCGTCGACCTGGTCGCCCGGGACCGCGACGACGCGACCGGGCAGCTCATCGCCCTGCTGCACGCCGCCGGCCGGGTCACCGACCCCGACGGCTTCCACGCCGACGTCCGCGCCCGCGAGGCGCAGATGGCCACCGGCATGCCCGGCGGCGTCGGCCTGCCGCACGCCCGGTCGGAGCACGTGACCGCGCCGAGCCTCGCGGTCGGCAAGCTGCACGACCCCGTCGACTGGGGCGCCCCGGACGGCCCCGCCCGCCTGGTGTTCCTCATCGCGGCCCCCGCGGGCGGCGACGCCGACCACCTGCAGATCCTCGCCGCACTGGCCCGCCGGCTGGTGCACGAGTCGTTCCGCCAGTCCCTGCTGGACGCCCCCGATGCCGCCACCGTCGCGGACATCGTCACCCGAGAGGTGGTCCCGTCATGAAGTTCGTCGCCGTCTCCTCGTGCCCCACGGGGATCGCTCACACGTACATGGCCGCCGAGGCCCTCGAGCAGGCGGGCAAGGCCGCCGGCCACGAGGTGCACGTCGAGACCCAGGGCGCCGCGGGGTCGACGCCGCTGGACCCGGCGATCATCGCCGCGGCCGACGGCGTGATCTACGCCGCCGACCTCGAGGTGCAGAACCGCGACCGGTTCGCCGGCAAGCCGTTCGTCGACGTCGGCGTGAAGAAGGCCGTGCACGACCCGGCCGGCGTCCTCGCCCAGGCGGTCGAGGCCGTCGAGCGCGGTGCCGTCGAGGCCCCCGCCGGCACCCCCGCGGCGGCCGGTCCCGCCCCCGCCACCAAGGTCGACCCGAACGCCGGCGTCGGCACCCGGATCCGGCAGTGGCTGATGACGGGCGTGTCGTACATGATCCCGTTCGTCGCCGCGGGCGGGATCCTCATCGCGCTGGGCTTCATGCTGGCGCAGGCCGCCTGGCCGGGGAACGAGGGGCCGGTCGCCGTCACCGCCGTCCCCGTCGCGGACCTCATCTCGTCGTTCAACCTCGCCTCCGGCCAGGACTGGGCGGTGCTGCTGTTCCAGACCGGCGCGGCGGCGTTCGCGTTCCTCGTCCCGGTGCTGTCCGGGTTCATCGCGTACGGCATCGCGGACCGGCCGGGCCTGGTCCCGGGCTTCGTCGGCGGCTCGATCTCCGTGCTGATCGGCGCGGGCTTCCTCGGTGGCCTGGTCACCGGGTTCGTCGGCGGGTTCCTGGCGCTGTGGATCAGCCGGTGGCGGGTGCCGAAGGGCGTCCGCGGCGTGATGCCGGTCGTGGTGACGCCGCTGCTGTCCTCGCTGATCACCGGGTTCCTCATGTTCGTCGTCATCGGGCGGCCGATCGCCAACCTGATGGACGGGCTGACGAACTGGCTGAACGGCCTGTCCGGGTCGAACCTCGTGCTCATGGGCGCGCTGCTCGGCGCGATGATGGGCTTCGACCTCGGCGGCCCGATCAACAAGGTGGCGTACACCTTCGCGGTCACGGGCCTGGCGACCGAGGGGCTGACCGGGGACGCGGTGCAGTACCGGATCATGGCGGCCGTGATGGCGGCCGGCATGGTGGCCCCGCTGGCCATGGCGCTGGCGACCGTGCTCCGCAAGAGCCTGTTCACGCACGCCGAGCGGGAGAACGGCAAGGCCGCGTGGCTGCTCGGCCTGTCGTTCATCTCGGAGGGCGCCATCCCGTTCGCCGCGGCCGACCCGTGGCGGGTCATCGCGTCGTCGGTCGTCGGGTCCAGCGTCGCGGGTGCCCTGACGATGGCGGTCGGCTCCGGCCTGCGCGCCCCGCACGGCGGCATCTGGGTGCTGCCGCTGATCTCGAACCCCCTCGGGTTCCTGCTCGCGGTCGCCGTGGGTACGGTCATCACGGCGGCGGTCGTCGTGGTGCTCAAGGGCCTCAAGCCCAACCCGCTGGTGCAGGCGGAGCAGGAGGCCGACGCCGCGCGCACCGCCGCCCCCGCCCCGGCCGCCGCCTGACGGCCGGACCCCACCCGATCTCGACGGAGAGACCATGAGCACGGACGTCAGCGCAGCCCCCGCCCCCGGCACGGTGCTGCACGGAGCCGGAGTCGGCCGCCGGGTCGCGGTGGGGCCGGTGGTGCGGGTGCAGCCCGCCCCGGCCGTCCCCGGGGACGCCCCGGTGCTCCGGGACGGCGCCCCCGTCCCGGAGCCCGAGGTGCCGGACGCGGTGCGGGCGGCGTTCGCCGGCGTGGCGGACGCCCTGCGGGCCCAGGCAGACCGGTCGTCCGGCACGGTCGCGGAGGTGCTCGGCGCCACCGCGATGATGGCCGACGACCCGGCCCTGCGGGACCAGGTCCTGGCCCGGGTCGGCGGCGGGGAGCCGGCCGTCGCGGCGCTGGACGCCGTCGTCGGGCAGTTCGCCGCGATGTTCGAGCAGGCCGGCGGCTACCTCGCGGAGCGGGTCACCGACCTGCGGAGCGTGCGGGACCGCGTGGTCGCCCGGCTGGCCGGCCTGCCGGACCCCGGCGTGCCGGAGCTGCGCGAGC contains:
- the pfkB gene encoding 1-phosphofructokinase, producing the protein MIVTLTPNPSLDRALHLDRLVPGEVNRAAATHLHPGGKGINVSRALACHGVPTRAVLPSGGPDGDRLVALLAAQDVLARPVPVAGGTRSNVTLTESSGATTKINAPGPALSLAEVDALLDAVAGELDAGATAVVAAGSLPAGVDDAFFTRVADLGARHGVPVVLDTSGAPLAAAVRHGGLALVKPNDEELAELVGRDLTTVGDVLAAAAEVRAAGTAAVLVSLGAHGALLATAAGSWWAGGPALVPVSTVGAGDSTLAGYLAAPGEPADRLRRAVAWGRAAVLLPGTAAPRPSDVHLSEVTVVAEPDPSLALKEL
- a CDS encoding PTS sugar transporter subunit IIA, yielding MSQPLTSADLVGVDLVARDRDDATGQLIALLHAAGRVTDPDGFHADVRAREAQMATGMPGGVGLPHARSEHVTAPSLAVGKLHDPVDWGAPDGPARLVFLIAAPAGGDADHLQILAALARRLVHESFRQSLLDAPDAATVADIVTREVVPS
- a CDS encoding PTS fructose transporter subunit IIC; this encodes MKFVAVSSCPTGIAHTYMAAEALEQAGKAAGHEVHVETQGAAGSTPLDPAIIAAADGVIYAADLEVQNRDRFAGKPFVDVGVKKAVHDPAGVLAQAVEAVERGAVEAPAGTPAAAGPAPATKVDPNAGVGTRIRQWLMTGVSYMIPFVAAGGILIALGFMLAQAAWPGNEGPVAVTAVPVADLISSFNLASGQDWAVLLFQTGAAAFAFLVPVLSGFIAYGIADRPGLVPGFVGGSISVLIGAGFLGGLVTGFVGGFLALWISRWRVPKGVRGVMPVVVTPLLSSLITGFLMFVVIGRPIANLMDGLTNWLNGLSGSNLVLMGALLGAMMGFDLGGPINKVAYTFAVTGLATEGLTGDAVQYRIMAAVMAAGMVAPLAMALATVLRKSLFTHAERENGKAAWLLGLSFISEGAIPFAAADPWRVIASSVVGSSVAGALTMAVGSGLRAPHGGIWVLPLISNPLGFLLAVAVGTVITAAVVVVLKGLKPNPLVQAEQEADAARTAAPAPAAA